One genomic segment of Intestinimonas butyriciproducens includes these proteins:
- a CDS encoding NAD(P)/FAD-dependent oxidoreductase, translating into MFDVILIGCGITGAATAYELSKYRLSVAVLERENDVACGATKANSAILHAGYDPEPGSLMARCNVRGAALARELCRKLDVPYRPTGSLVIAFHAGERAALEALYARGLRNGVPGLELLDGSTARALEPSLSPQVIAALHAPTAAICSPWEYCLALAETAVRNGVQVHLSSGVTAIRRVGGGWRLETASGSYEARCVLNAAGLQADRLHDLAAPHAFTLRGVRGQYHLLDKSEGSRVSHVVFPCPGPQGKGVLVAPTVHGNLIVGPNAEPVEGGDTATTSQGLAYVREKALRSIPSICFQEDIRSFAGVRAVAEGGDFLIREAEGAPGFFDLAGICSPGLTAAPAVAEYAVELLGAAGLPLRLKPDFICERKRLRFHTLSPEAKTALVRQRPEYGRVICRCETVTEGEILDALRAPIPPRSLDGLKRRTNTGMGRCQGGFCAPRLVELLSDALGIPATRILQEGAGTWLLAGETKGGPAHV; encoded by the coding sequence ATGTTCGATGTCATCCTCATTGGCTGCGGCATCACCGGCGCCGCAACGGCCTATGAGCTGTCCAAATATCGGTTGTCCGTAGCGGTGCTGGAGCGGGAGAACGATGTGGCCTGCGGCGCCACCAAGGCCAACTCCGCCATTCTCCATGCCGGGTATGACCCGGAGCCCGGCTCCCTCATGGCCCGCTGCAACGTCCGCGGCGCCGCGCTGGCCCGAGAGCTGTGCCGCAAGCTGGACGTTCCCTATCGGCCCACAGGCTCCCTGGTGATCGCCTTCCACGCAGGGGAGCGCGCCGCGCTGGAGGCGCTCTATGCCCGGGGCCTGCGCAATGGAGTTCCCGGCCTGGAGCTGCTGGACGGCTCCACCGCCCGCGCCCTGGAGCCCAGCCTGAGCCCCCAGGTCATCGCCGCGCTCCATGCCCCCACCGCCGCCATCTGCTCCCCCTGGGAATACTGCCTGGCCCTGGCAGAGACCGCCGTACGCAACGGAGTCCAGGTCCATCTGAGCTCCGGCGTCACCGCCATCCGGCGGGTGGGTGGCGGCTGGCGGCTGGAGACCGCCTCCGGTAGCTATGAGGCCCGCTGCGTCCTCAACGCCGCCGGCCTCCAGGCGGACCGGCTCCACGATCTGGCCGCGCCCCACGCCTTTACGCTGCGGGGCGTCCGGGGGCAGTACCACCTGCTGGACAAATCGGAGGGGAGCCGGGTCTCTCACGTGGTCTTTCCATGTCCCGGCCCTCAGGGCAAGGGCGTGCTGGTGGCCCCCACCGTCCATGGGAATTTGATCGTGGGCCCTAACGCCGAGCCGGTAGAGGGCGGGGATACTGCCACCACCTCCCAGGGGCTGGCCTACGTCCGGGAAAAGGCCCTCCGCTCGATTCCCTCCATCTGTTTTCAGGAGGACATCCGCAGCTTCGCCGGGGTGCGGGCCGTGGCCGAAGGCGGAGATTTCCTCATCCGCGAGGCGGAAGGCGCCCCCGGCTTCTTTGATCTGGCCGGCATCTGCTCTCCCGGTCTCACCGCCGCGCCCGCCGTCGCGGAGTACGCGGTGGAGCTATTGGGCGCCGCCGGCCTTCCCCTGCGCCTCAAGCCCGATTTCATCTGCGAGCGGAAGCGCCTGCGCTTCCATACCCTCTCCCCGGAGGCGAAGACCGCGCTGGTGCGGCAGCGCCCGGAATACGGTCGCGTGATCTGCCGGTGCGAGACCGTCACCGAGGGGGAGATTTTGGACGCCCTCCGCGCCCCCATTCCCCCCCGCTCCCTGGACGGGCTCAAGCGCAGGACCAATACTGGAATGGGGCGCTGCCAGGGCGGCTTCTGCGCGCCCAGGCTGGTAGAGCTTCTGAGCGATGCGCTGGGCATTCCCGCCACCCGTATCCTCCAGGAGGGGGCGGGCACCTGGCTTTTGGCCGGGGAGACGAAGGGAGGACCTGCCCATGTATGA
- a CDS encoding GNAT family N-acetyltransferase — MEIRFVLPSEAAQLARNVVSSFPSKTPDALLRNMESELYQPDEGRYLGCFDDDGTLVGSILMMDFTLNVRGVMMPMGAAAYVSTNFLRKKEHTAMTMLRVLMGYYQKLGTAIGCLHPFMPSFYRKMGYGYCNENILYQPRPSMIRSFGDKSGLSFAGPDDKEDILRFYRAYAERTNGATVHHFMDPHRIFDMPYVVICRRDGRITGYLTFEFVDVDHYTDMYHDLMVREMIYEDAETLKQFMTFFASQVDQIERVRILSPDEYLHVMFKNPDTGENRAHDGCIHEIGRKTMGYMVRIFDIRQYFSVQTHCEVPVSRPFTLALQVRDTFLEHNNGTFLLEVTGGTVTLTETGTPDVTLSTQIADLSSLVMGAIPLREFLAYDRMTLSDPSYAEDIQRAIGWSVKPKNLTYF; from the coding sequence ATGGAAATCAGGTTCGTTCTCCCCTCCGAGGCGGCGCAGTTGGCCCGGAACGTGGTCTCCTCGTTCCCGTCCAAGACTCCGGACGCGCTGCTCAGGAATATGGAAAGCGAGCTGTACCAGCCGGACGAGGGGCGCTACCTCGGCTGTTTTGACGACGATGGGACCCTGGTCGGTTCCATCCTGATGATGGATTTCACCCTCAACGTCAGAGGCGTGATGATGCCTATGGGCGCGGCGGCCTATGTGTCCACCAACTTCCTGCGGAAGAAGGAGCATACGGCTATGACCATGCTCCGCGTCCTCATGGGCTATTACCAGAAGCTAGGTACAGCCATCGGCTGTCTGCATCCCTTCATGCCTTCGTTTTACCGCAAGATGGGCTACGGCTACTGCAACGAGAACATTCTCTACCAGCCCCGGCCCAGCATGATCCGTTCCTTCGGGGACAAGTCCGGCCTCTCCTTCGCCGGTCCCGACGACAAGGAGGATATCCTTCGATTCTACCGGGCTTATGCCGAGAGGACCAACGGCGCCACGGTCCACCATTTTATGGACCCGCACCGCATCTTCGACATGCCCTACGTGGTGATCTGCCGCAGGGACGGGCGCATCACCGGTTATCTCACCTTCGAATTTGTGGACGTGGATCACTACACCGATATGTACCATGATCTTATGGTCCGTGAGATGATCTATGAGGACGCCGAGACCCTCAAGCAGTTCATGACCTTTTTCGCCTCTCAGGTGGATCAGATCGAACGGGTCCGCATCCTCAGCCCTGACGAATATCTCCATGTCATGTTCAAAAACCCCGACACGGGAGAAAATCGCGCCCACGACGGCTGTATCCACGAGATCGGCCGGAAAACTATGGGCTATATGGTACGTATCTTCGACATCAGGCAGTATTTTTCCGTCCAGACCCACTGCGAAGTCCCCGTATCCCGCCCCTTTACCCTGGCGCTCCAGGTGCGGGACACCTTCCTGGAGCACAATAACGGCACCTTCCTCCTGGAGGTAACCGGCGGCACGGTAACGCTGACGGAGACGGGCACGCCCGACGTGACCCTCTCAACCCAGATCGCCGACCTCTCCTCTCTGGTCATGGGCGCCATTCCGCTGCGCGAGTTTCTCGCCTACGACCGCATGACCCTCTCCGATCCCAGCTACGCCGAGGATATCCAGAGGGCCATCGGCTGGAGCGTCAAGCCGAAAAATCTCACCTATTTTTAA
- a CDS encoding NAD(P)/FAD-dependent oxidoreductase: MYDLIVIGGGPAGLAAAHSAWEEGLSRILVVERDREPGGILNQCIHSGFGLHYFKEELTGPEYAGRFLRMLSETGVELWTDTTVLELTQERRVHMVSPALGYRVEEAGSVILAMGCRERTRGALSIPGTRPAGVLTAGAAQRYVNIEGYLPGRRVVILGSGDIGLIMARRLTLEGAKVLCCVEAMPYSSGLQRNIVQCLQDFNIPLYLSHTITEIRGERRVESVVIAQVDADRSPIPGTERTLSCDTVLLSVGLIPENELTRQAGIELDPRTRGAVVFEDMETSLPGVFACGNVAHVHDLVDHVTAESRKAGAAAARYVLSPFPDETPIWRVTCGEGVGSIAPQRLRPERVEKFCDLFLRPSGVYGPCHLAVCSGGRTVARYRRRRLSPGEMERLVLPRALLEQCCGDLTISVEEDTP; this comes from the coding sequence ATGTATGACCTCATTGTCATCGGCGGCGGCCCCGCCGGGCTGGCCGCCGCCCACAGCGCCTGGGAAGAGGGCCTTTCGCGCATCTTAGTGGTGGAGAGGGACCGGGAGCCGGGCGGCATCCTGAACCAGTGCATCCACAGCGGCTTCGGCCTTCACTATTTCAAGGAGGAGCTCACCGGTCCGGAGTATGCCGGGCGTTTTCTCCGGATGCTCTCCGAAACCGGGGTGGAGCTGTGGACGGACACCACGGTTCTGGAACTCACACAAGAGCGGCGGGTCCACATGGTGAGCCCCGCGCTGGGCTATCGCGTGGAAGAGGCCGGGAGCGTGATTCTGGCCATGGGCTGCCGGGAGCGGACCCGCGGCGCCCTCTCCATCCCGGGCACCCGCCCCGCCGGCGTCCTCACCGCCGGAGCGGCGCAGCGGTATGTCAACATCGAGGGCTACCTCCCCGGCCGCCGCGTGGTCATTCTGGGCAGCGGCGACATCGGCCTCATCATGGCCCGGCGGCTCACCCTGGAGGGGGCCAAAGTTCTGTGCTGCGTTGAGGCCATGCCCTACTCCTCCGGCCTCCAGCGGAATATCGTCCAGTGCCTTCAGGATTTCAACATCCCGCTCTATCTCTCTCACACCATCACCGAGATCCGCGGGGAAAGGCGGGTGGAATCGGTCGTCATAGCCCAGGTGGACGCCGACCGGAGCCCCATCCCCGGTACGGAACGGACCCTCTCCTGTGATACGGTCCTTTTGTCCGTGGGGCTCATTCCGGAAAATGAGCTCACCCGGCAGGCGGGTATCGAGCTGGACCCCCGCACCCGCGGTGCCGTTGTTTTCGAGGACATGGAGACCTCCCTGCCCGGGGTCTTCGCCTGCGGCAATGTGGCCCATGTCCACGATCTGGTGGACCATGTCACCGCTGAGAGCCGGAAGGCCGGCGCTGCGGCGGCTCGGTACGTCCTCTCCCCTTTCCCCGACGAAACGCCCATATGGCGGGTAACATGCGGCGAGGGCGTCGGCTCCATCGCGCCGCAGCGCCTGCGGCCTGAACGGGTGGAGAAATTCTGCGACCTCTTTCTCCGCCCCTCCGGAGTATACGGCCCCTGCCACCTGGCCGTGTGTTCCGGCGGCCGTACTGTGGCCCGCTATCGCCGCAGAAGGCTCTCCCCCGGCGAGATGGAGCGTCTGGTCCTGCCCCGGGCGCTGCTGGAGCAGTGCTGCGGCGACCTGACCATTTCCGTAGAGGAGGACACGCCATGA
- the glpK gene encoding glycerol kinase GlpK has product MTGSYLLALDQGTTSSRAILFDSEQNIVGSAQKEFTQHYPHEGWVEHDPMEIWSSQYAVMMELIAQTGVSPAEIAAIGITNQRETTIIWEKATGRPVYHAIVWQCRRTAPIVDRLLADGLEAHIRRTTGLVPDAYFSATKIAWILDHVEGARARAEKGELLFGTVDTWLLWKLTGGAVHITDYTNASRTMLYDIHRLRWDDDLLEALDIPKAMLPEVRDSSSIYGYTDIAGTKVPIAGIAGDQQAALFGQTCFDMGDAKNTYGTGCFLLMNTGDRPCESRNGLITTIAVGLGGRVQYALEGSVFVGGAVIQWLRDEMRFLTESRDAEYYAQKVPDTGGVYLVPAFTGLGAPYWDMYARGAIVGLTRGTRREHIIRAAQESIAYQVADLVGAMERDTGIPLSGLRADGGASRDHFLMQFQADILRREVRRPMIRETTALGCAYLAGLATGVWRDREEIRGLWKCDVTFTPDLPEARRQALLRDWHRAVGRTRGWAENQPLQK; this is encoded by the coding sequence ATGACGGGCAGCTATCTCCTGGCGCTTGACCAGGGCACCACCAGCTCCAGGGCCATTCTCTTCGACAGCGAACAGAACATCGTGGGAAGCGCGCAGAAGGAGTTCACCCAGCACTACCCCCATGAGGGCTGGGTGGAGCACGATCCCATGGAGATCTGGTCCTCCCAGTACGCGGTGATGATGGAGCTCATCGCGCAGACTGGCGTCTCCCCTGCGGAGATCGCCGCCATCGGCATTACCAATCAGCGGGAGACCACCATTATCTGGGAGAAGGCCACGGGGCGGCCCGTCTATCACGCCATCGTCTGGCAGTGCCGCCGCACCGCGCCGATCGTAGACCGCCTCCTGGCCGACGGTCTGGAGGCGCACATCCGCAGGACGACCGGCCTGGTGCCCGACGCCTATTTCTCCGCCACCAAAATCGCTTGGATTCTGGACCACGTGGAGGGGGCCCGCGCGCGTGCGGAAAAGGGGGAGCTTCTTTTCGGCACCGTGGACACCTGGCTTCTCTGGAAGCTCACCGGGGGAGCCGTCCATATCACCGATTACACCAACGCCTCCCGCACCATGCTCTATGACATCCACCGTCTCCGGTGGGACGACGATTTGCTGGAGGCACTGGACATCCCAAAGGCCATGCTACCCGAGGTGAGGGACTCCAGCTCCATTTACGGTTACACCGATATTGCCGGGACCAAGGTCCCCATCGCGGGTATCGCCGGAGATCAGCAGGCCGCGCTCTTCGGCCAGACCTGTTTTGACATGGGGGATGCCAAGAACACCTACGGCACCGGCTGCTTTCTCCTCATGAACACCGGCGACCGGCCCTGCGAGAGCCGGAACGGTCTCATCACCACCATCGCCGTGGGCCTGGGAGGTCGGGTCCAGTACGCGCTGGAGGGCTCCGTTTTTGTGGGTGGGGCGGTCATCCAGTGGCTGCGGGATGAGATGCGCTTTCTCACTGAGAGCCGGGACGCGGAATACTATGCCCAGAAGGTCCCGGACACCGGCGGGGTCTATTTGGTCCCGGCCTTTACCGGCCTGGGCGCGCCCTATTGGGACATGTACGCCCGGGGCGCCATCGTGGGCCTGACCCGCGGGACCCGTCGGGAGCATATCATCCGCGCCGCCCAGGAATCCATCGCCTACCAGGTGGCCGACCTGGTGGGCGCAATGGAGCGGGACACCGGCATCCCGCTCTCCGGTCTCCGGGCGGACGGTGGGGCCAGCCGGGATCATTTTCTGATGCAGTTCCAGGCAGATATCCTCCGCCGCGAGGTCCGCCGCCCCATGATCCGCGAAACCACAGCCCTCGGATGCGCTTATCTGGCGGGGCTGGCCACCGGGGTATGGCGGGACCGGGAGGAGATCCGCGGACTCTGGAAGTGCGATGTCACTTTTACCCCCGATCTCCCCGAGGCACGCCGTCAGGCGCTGCTCCGGGACTGGCACCGGGCCGTGGGGCGCACCCGCGGCTGGGCGGAAAATCAGCCCCTGCAAAAATGA
- a CDS encoding DUF2284 domain-containing protein, with protein MYRTEVKVAALPVAEWMKRYCFPGRFLDSCKQCPDYGRVWSCPPGVPEAGDYLGAYRMAHIIGVKVLYDDGERARALRSPKEAETVRQETYGVVKKALLEALLAFERVSPGAVTVAAGRCEQCEVCTRLQDLPCRRPERMRYSFSAFGFDLTALAKEQLGMDLLWAGEGLPEYNVAIAAFLTR; from the coding sequence ATGTATCGGACGGAAGTAAAGGTAGCCGCTCTGCCGGTGGCGGAGTGGATGAAAAGATACTGTTTTCCTGGGCGGTTTTTGGATTCCTGTAAGCAGTGCCCGGACTATGGCCGGGTGTGGTCCTGTCCGCCCGGCGTGCCGGAGGCCGGAGATTATCTGGGGGCCTATCGCATGGCACACATCATCGGGGTGAAGGTCCTCTATGATGACGGAGAACGGGCAAGAGCCCTCCGCTCCCCTAAGGAGGCCGAGACGGTGCGCCAGGAGACCTACGGCGTGGTGAAAAAGGCCCTGCTGGAGGCCCTGCTGGCCTTTGAGCGCGTCAGCCCGGGCGCTGTCACGGTGGCGGCGGGCCGCTGCGAGCAGTGCGAGGTCTGCACCCGCCTCCAGGACCTGCCCTGCCGACGCCCGGAACGGATGCGCTATTCCTTCTCCGCCTTTGGATTCGATCTCACCGCGTTGGCGAAGGAGCAGCTCGGCATGGATCTGCTGTGGGCTGGTGAGGGGCTCCCGGAGTACAATGTGGCGATCGCCGCCTTTTTGACGAGGTGA
- a CDS encoding DUF1667 domain-containing protein has protein sequence MTELTCILCPKGCRLQVDEKNGYAVTGNQCPRGIEYGKTELTRPIRSVSSTVGITGAAHRRCPVKTDGPIPKSLVFAAVQALNGVTLSAPIQTGQVVLENICGTGRNFIATRDM, from the coding sequence ATGACCGAACTCACCTGCATCCTCTGCCCCAAGGGCTGCCGCCTCCAGGTGGACGAAAAGAACGGCTACGCCGTGACGGGTAACCAGTGTCCACGGGGGATAGAATATGGAAAGACCGAGCTCACCCGCCCGATCCGGAGCGTCTCCTCCACCGTGGGCATCACAGGGGCGGCCCATCGGCGCTGCCCGGTCAAGACGGACGGTCCCATTCCAAAATCACTGGTCTTTGCCGCCGTTCAGGCGCTCAACGGCGTGACCCTCTCCGCACCTATCCAAACGGGACAGGTGGTCCTGGAAAACATCTGCGGCACGGGGCGAAATTTTATCGCCACGCGGGATATGTGA
- a CDS encoding GNAT family N-acetyltransferase produces MEHAMNVTIVKADPSRLAECREVFLDSALYDHYFTAEGRLEGMLATAVEKGELWLAVTSRNEVAGVMWMEMTGFFDVFPYLALLGVKKSFRGMGVGHVLLRTFEGVSRAMGYRKASLMVSHFNPRAKALYQSMGYQKVGYVPDAIVPGVHENIMVKDL; encoded by the coding sequence ATGGAGCATGCCATGAATGTGACCATTGTGAAGGCGGACCCAAGCCGCCTTGCGGAGTGCCGTGAGGTCTTTCTGGACAGCGCTCTCTACGACCATTATTTCACTGCGGAGGGCAGGCTGGAGGGTATGCTGGCCACGGCCGTGGAGAAAGGGGAGCTGTGGCTGGCCGTCACTTCTCGGAATGAGGTGGCGGGCGTCATGTGGATGGAGATGACGGGCTTTTTTGATGTTTTTCCCTATCTGGCCCTTCTCGGGGTAAAAAAGTCGTTCCGTGGCATGGGTGTGGGCCATGTGCTGCTGCGGACCTTTGAGGGCGTCTCCCGTGCCATGGGGTACCGGAAGGCCTCCCTTATGGTGAGTCACTTCAATCCCCGGGCCAAAGCGCTCTACCAGTCCATGGGTTATCAAAAGGTGGGCTATGTGCCCGACGCCATCGTGCCCGGAGTCCATGAAAACATCATGGTCAAAGACCTCTGA
- a CDS encoding CYTH domain-containing protein — protein MGIELEQKYVVDSQRPWQVQAELLSLLNRAGYEVRLLGETPQEDVYYDTPEDDFLLTGGSLRVRRRGERRVLTLKTPVGQTPQTGAFARREEELELSSDALPADFLRERLPELDPDALRPAAQVENLRRTYEVKGPVGCRFELAFDDVIFRDAGTGETARERQVEIERLEGTEADLARLVRETAGRVTALRGVTDSKYQRARKRAGPEGRRGQDKRTPPG, from the coding sequence GTGGGCATTGAACTGGAGCAGAAATATGTGGTGGACTCCCAGCGGCCCTGGCAGGTACAGGCGGAGCTCCTCTCCCTTCTGAACCGGGCGGGGTACGAGGTGCGCCTCCTGGGAGAAACGCCCCAGGAGGACGTCTATTACGATACGCCGGAGGACGACTTCCTGCTGACCGGCGGTTCTCTTCGGGTCCGCAGGAGGGGGGAGCGGCGGGTCCTCACGCTCAAAACGCCTGTGGGGCAAACTCCGCAGACTGGCGCCTTTGCCCGGCGTGAGGAGGAGCTGGAGCTCTCATCGGATGCACTTCCGGCGGACTTTCTGCGGGAGCGCCTGCCGGAGCTGGACCCGGACGCGCTGCGGCCGGCGGCGCAGGTGGAGAATCTGCGGCGGACCTATGAGGTAAAGGGGCCGGTCGGATGCCGATTTGAACTGGCCTTTGATGATGTGATCTTCCGGGACGCCGGAACAGGGGAGACCGCCCGGGAACGGCAGGTGGAGATCGAACGGCTGGAGGGAACGGAGGCGGACCTGGCTCGTTTGGTGCGGGAGACCGCCGGACGGGTCACGGCGTTGCGGGGCGTCACGGACTCTAAATACCAGCGCGCCAGAAAGCGCGCGGGGCCTGAGGGCAGACGCGGTCAAGACAAAAGGACTCCGCCGGGATAA